One window from the genome of Enterobacteriaceae bacterium Kacie_13 encodes:
- a CDS encoding TIGR02453 family protein, with translation MMGAFTGFTQAGLTFLQELRQNNDKEWFEEHRDIYQQHLLEPMRKLVEDLSQDMVVIDDLFEVRPAIGKTISRMHRDTRFSHDKSIYRCNLWLTFKRSRKNWTDAPTYFFEFGQDWWRYGLGYYSASKTTMDLFRQQLLKKPEEFLQMAKCIEPNFTIEGDSYKRPLVKEQDPALAAWYNKKSFALISAHMDMDPLFSNELVGILSKDFHRIAPLYHMLMKIEGMKKNQLALGE, from the coding sequence ATCATGGGAGCATTTACCGGTTTTACGCAGGCTGGCCTCACCTTTTTGCAGGAGCTGCGTCAGAACAACGACAAAGAGTGGTTTGAAGAGCACCGCGATATCTATCAGCAGCATCTGCTGGAGCCGATGCGCAAGCTGGTGGAAGATCTCAGCCAGGATATGGTGGTGATTGATGACCTGTTTGAAGTGCGTCCGGCAATAGGTAAGACGATATCCCGAATGCACCGGGATACGCGCTTTTCTCACGACAAGTCGATTTACCGCTGCAACCTCTGGCTGACGTTCAAACGTTCGCGTAAGAACTGGACCGATGCCCCGACCTACTTCTTTGAGTTCGGGCAGGACTGGTGGCGTTACGGTTTGGGTTATTACAGCGCGTCAAAGACCACGATGGATTTGTTTCGTCAGCAGTTGCTGAAAAAGCCGGAGGAATTTTTGCAGATGGCGAAATGTATCGAACCGAATTTCACCATTGAAGGTGACAGCTATAAACGCCCTCTGGTGAAAGAGCAGGATCCGGCGCTGGCGGCCTGGTACAACAAGAAGTCTTTTGCGCTGATCAGCGCCCATATGGATATGGATCCGCTGTTCTCGAATGAGCTGGTAGGGATTTTAAGCAAAGATTTTCATCGCATCGCGCCGCTGTATCATATGCTGATGAAGATTGAAGGAATGAAGAAAAATCAGCTGGCGCTGGGCGAGTAA